From Streptomyces sp. SAI-135:
TGGAGAAGGACGGCACCTTCACCAACGCCGAACGCCGCATCAACCGGGTGCGCTCGGTGATGAAGCCGAAGACGGGCAAGCACGAGTGGCAGATCGTCAGCGAGATCGCCACCGCCATGGGCTACGAGATGTCGTACGACCATCCCGGCCAGATCATGGACGAGATCGCCTCGGTCACGCCGACGTTCACCGGGGTGTCCTTCGCGCTCCTCGACAAGCTCGGCAGCGTCCAGTGGCCGTGCAACGAGGAGGCGCCCGAGGGCACGCCCATCATGCACGTGGACGAATTCGTGCGCGGCAAGGGCAGGTTCGTCGTCACCTCCTACGTGCCGACCACCGAGCGCAGCACCCGGCGCTTCCCGCTGGTCCTGACCACGGGCCGCATCCTCAGCCAGTACAACGTCGGCGCGCAGACCCGCCGTACCGGCAATGTCGCCTGGCATCCCGAGGACGTGCTGGAGCTGCACCCGCACGACGCCGAGGTCCGCGGCATCAACGACGGGGACATGGTCACTCTGGCCAGCCGCGTCGGGCGGACCACCCTGCGCGCGGAGATCTCCGACCGGATGCCGGCCGGGGTCGTGTACACCACGTTCCACCATCCCGTCACCGGCGCCAACGTGGTGACCACCGAGAACTCCGACTGGGCGACCAACTGCCCCGAGTACAAGGTGACGGCCGTACAGGTGGCGCTCGCCCGCCCGGACCGGTCGAGCGAGGCCGCGGCCACCGGGAACGACCTCGTGACGGTGGTGGACTGAGATGACCGCGACCGGGCCGGCGGAATGCAGGATGGCCAACGACATCGCCAGGAACCTCGGCCATCTGCCGGGGGAGGAGGCCGCGGAGGCGATCGCGGGGCACATCGGCAGGTTCTGGGACCCCCGCATGCGTGCGCGCCTCCACGAGTTCGCCGAGGCCGGAGCGGACGGCCTCGACCCCCTGGTGGTGGCCGCGGTGAAACTCCTGCACTGACCTGTGCCGTCTCCTCCCTGTACATCACCCCACACTGCATACAGTATGGAGCCCAGGATCCCAGGGGGCAGGGAGGAGCCGCTCATGCTGTTCCGGCAGCTCGAATACTTCGTGGCGGTGGCGAGGGAACGGCACTTCGCCCGGGCGGCGGAGTCCTGCTACGTCTCCCAGCCCGCGCTCTCGGCGGCCATCGCCAAGCTGGAGCGCGAGCTGAACGTCACGCTGATCAACCGCGGCCACAACTACCAGGGACTCACCCCCGAGGGCGAGCGGCTCGTCGTCTGGGCCAAGCGGATCCTCGCCGAACAGGACGCCTTCAAGGCCGAGGTGGCCGCCGTGCAGTCCGGCATCACCGGCACGCTCCGGCTCGGCACGGACCCCACGGCCTCCACCACACTGGCGTTGCCGGTGGCCGCCTTCTGCGCGGCGCACCCGCTGGCCAAGGTCCAGGTCCGCTCACGGCTGTCCACCAAGGAACTCCACCGCCAGCTCCGGGACTACGAACTCGACGTGGCCATCGCCCACTTCGACCCGGACGACCAGGAGGGCCTCCAGGTCGTCCCCCTCTACCAGGAGAGGTACATGCTCCTGGTCTCCGACGACCAGCTCGTGGCCCAGTCCGCCACGGTGTCCTGGGCGGACGCGGCCCAGCTGCCGCTCGCGCTGCTGACACCGGACATGCGGATCAGGCAGATCGTCGACACCGTGTTCGCGGAGAAGGGATACGTGGTCACCCCGCAGGTCGAGACGGACTCCATCGCCTCCCTCTACGCGCACGTGGGCGGCGGTGGCTGGGCGAGCATCGTGCCGCACACCTGGCTGCGCGCGATGCCGGTGGTCGGCCGCACCCGAGCGCTGCCCCTCGTCGAACCCGAGGCCGGCGCCCAGGTCTCGGTGGCCATCCACGCGGCGATGCCCGGCTCGGTCGCCGCCCGCGCCTTCGTCAACGCGGCGACGGGCCTGTCCCTCGACGACTTCTTCGCCCGCCCGCTACCCCCCGACCACCGAGTCCGCTGAGCCCGCCGACGGACCCGGGCCAGTCCTTGCTCACTGTCGGCCGGGAGGGTGCCGGGTCTGCCGTGATGCGATGTCCGGGCCGGCCGCCCGGGGGACGAGGCCGGTGCGTACGGAGCCTGCCGCCGGTCCCGGGTCGGTCTGGCTCGCTCTTGGCCGGGACGGCGGCGGGGTGGCGGGCTTGTCCCGGTGAGGGGTGCGGGTTGATGCGGGGTGTGCGCCGACGCCACACCGGCCCGCAGCCGAACACCTTTCGTCGGCGGCCCGGCCGCTCGCGGGTCAGCCCCGACGCGTCAACCGGCCTGTGCTCCGGCACCTGTCGTGGTGACCGGCCTGTGCTCCGGCACCTGTCGTGGCGATCGGCCTGTGCTCCGGCACCTGTCGTGGCGATCGGCCCGCCCCCGACACCCGGCGCGGCAACCGTCCCGCCCCCCACCACTGCCCCGGACACCCCCCCCGCCGACCACCGCGCCCCACCCCGCCACCGAGCCGCGGGCCCGGCGCCGCTCCCGTCACCCCCGTCAGGACGCGTACCGTGCCTGTACCGCCTTCCGATCCAGGCCCCCCTTCGCTGTGTACGGCAGCGCGGGGACCAGTTCGAGACGGTCCGGTACCTCGAAGGCGGCCAGGTGGTCGTGGCAGTAGCGGAGGATCTCCTCACGGCCGACGGGGTCGCCCTCGCGGAGCACCACGGCGGCACCGATCCGCTGCCCGTACACCGTGTCCGGCACCGCGAACACGGCCGCCTCCGCGACCCCCGGGCACCCGGCGAGGATGTCCTCGACATGTTCGGGCGAGATCTTCTCCCCGCCCCGGTTGATGAGGTTCTTGATCCGTCCGGTCAGTGACAGATACCCGTCCTCGTCCAGCGCCCCCAGATCCCCCGTACGCAGCCACCCGTCGACGAAGGTCCGCGCCGACTCGTCCCCGTCGGCCAGATAACCCCGGGCGACCGTCGGCCCCTGCACCCACACCTCGCCCTCCACCCCCGCCGGGCAGGAACGTCCGCCGCGGTCCACGACCCGTACCGCGACGCCGGTCGGCCGCCCCACCGACCCCTGCCGGAGCGCTCCCCGCTGCGGCAGCGGTTCGCTGGTGGCCTGGTGCGAGGACTCGGTCATCCCGTAGGCGGACAGCAGCGGCGCGCCGAACGTGCGCTCCAGCGCCCGCTGCGTCGCGGTGTTGAGGGGTGCGCTGCAACTCCGTACGAACTTCAGCGCCGTTGCCTGCGGCCCGGGAGACTCCCGTTCCGACCGGTCCAGCAGGATCTCGTGGATGGCCGGCACCGCCGTGAACCACGTGGCGCCCACGGCCCGCATGTCGTCCCAGAACGTGCCCGCCGCAAACCGCCCCCGCTCGGGCAGCAGCACACATCCCCCGCTCGCCAGGGAGGACAGCAGCGCCGCGAACAGTCCGTGGCCGTGGAAGAACGGCATCACCGCGACGGTCGCGTCATCGGGCACCAACTCGTAGGTGGCGCAGATGTTCCGCACGGAGGCGGCCACGTTGGCGTGGGTCAGCGGGACCATCTTCGCCCGGTCGGTGGTGCCGGCGGTGAACAGGACGACGGCGTCACGCTCCGACAACTCCCCAGCGGCGGAACGGACTTGCGTCTCTGCGCACATCCCGGGTTCCAGCACCACCACGGCCGTCCCCGCCCGCGAGACGTCCACGCGCAGTGGCCACGCGGGCACCGGAAGCGTCATGCCGTCGGACACCGACGGACCGAGGAGCACGGACCGGGCTCCCAACGCCGTCAGCCTGGCGGAGAGTTGCTGCGGGGGCAGCGCCGGATCGAGCGGCGCCGCGACCACCCCGGCCCGCGCCGCACCGAGCAACCCGACTACGAACTCGGCCGTGTTGGCACAGATCAGCCCGACCGCGTCCCCGCGCCGGAGCCCCGCCCCGCGGAGCCGGGCGGCCACGTCCTCGGCCAGGGCCGCGAGCGTCCGGTACGACAGCGGCAGCCGTTCACCGGTGACCACCAGGGCCCGGGCGTACGGGCGTTCACGCACCTGCCGGTCGAGGAGGTCGACGAGGCCCGTGACCTCCGGCGGCCGGTACCGGTTCGCGTCACGCACGGATGCCGCGGCCGGAACAGCCATGACCCCACCCCCTCGCACCGCTTCGACGAACATCCTCTGCGAGCGTGCGGTGCCACCCGGAGCACGTCCAATACCCGCTGGCGAACGGCCGATAGCGACCGTCTATCAAGGCCGTTCCCAGGCCCCTGACCAGCCCTCGATAGACGCCGTTTATCGGCTGGTCGCCGATGGGTCTTGGACGCGGACGAGCGCGCTGCCGATGGTGAGAGAAGTAGCCGCTCCGGCAGGACCTGCCCAAGGAGGACCTCGGACCATGACCGCTCCCTCGACCCTGGAGACCGCGGCAGCAGCCGACGTTCCGACCGAGCTCACCGACGGGTACCACCTGGTCGTCGACGCGCTCAGGATGAACGACGTCGACACCATCTACGGGGTGGTCGGCATCCCGATCACCGACCTGGCCCGGCTCGCCCAGGCGCAGGGCATCCG
This genomic window contains:
- a CDS encoding formate dehydrogenase subunit delta; translated protein: MANDIARNLGHLPGEEAAEAIAGHIGRFWDPRMRARLHEFAEAGADGLDPLVVAAVKLLH
- a CDS encoding LysR family transcriptional regulator translates to MLFRQLEYFVAVARERHFARAAESCYVSQPALSAAIAKLERELNVTLINRGHNYQGLTPEGERLVVWAKRILAEQDAFKAEVAAVQSGITGTLRLGTDPTASTTLALPVAAFCAAHPLAKVQVRSRLSTKELHRQLRDYELDVAIAHFDPDDQEGLQVVPLYQERYMLLVSDDQLVAQSATVSWADAAQLPLALLTPDMRIRQIVDTVFAEKGYVVTPQVETDSIASLYAHVGGGGWASIVPHTWLRAMPVVGRTRALPLVEPEAGAQVSVAIHAAMPGSVAARAFVNAATGLSLDDFFARPLPPDHRVR
- a CDS encoding FadD7 family fatty acid--CoA ligase; translated protein: MAVPAAASVRDANRYRPPEVTGLVDLLDRQVRERPYARALVVTGERLPLSYRTLAALAEDVAARLRGAGLRRGDAVGLICANTAEFVVGLLGAARAGVVAAPLDPALPPQQLSARLTALGARSVLLGPSVSDGMTLPVPAWPLRVDVSRAGTAVVVLEPGMCAETQVRSAAGELSERDAVVLFTAGTTDRAKMVPLTHANVAASVRNICATYELVPDDATVAVMPFFHGHGLFAALLSSLASGGCVLLPERGRFAAGTFWDDMRAVGATWFTAVPAIHEILLDRSERESPGPQATALKFVRSCSAPLNTATQRALERTFGAPLLSAYGMTESSHQATSEPLPQRGALRQGSVGRPTGVAVRVVDRGGRSCPAGVEGEVWVQGPTVARGYLADGDESARTFVDGWLRTGDLGALDEDGYLSLTGRIKNLINRGGEKISPEHVEDILAGCPGVAEAAVFAVPDTVYGQRIGAAVVLREGDPVGREEILRYCHDHLAAFEVPDRLELVPALPYTAKGGLDRKAVQARYAS